The following proteins are encoded in a genomic region of Clostridium kluyveri:
- a CDS encoding MBL fold metallo-hydrolase: MNLNKIKGSTYYIDAPTNCGIFTFKNKNCLIIDTGINNGDAKKIETILIENNLHPKYIINTHSHMDHCGGNPYFKKNYPGCLVYTSKGEKIFMENPSLFSSILSCCHPSKAFNKINKSIDVDFILDYGINKLNDEKFNIISLPGHSKDHIAIVTPEKVCFLGDSIFSSEILNKYSLPYLYNIEDSLSSLNTIKELEADYFVISHSEKILTKDEIINLTQANITNIYKYKDEILALLDQPLTREDILENITILNELSLDFHQYHLNFAGICAFINYLYDNKLVDYSIEDGKLYYFKVSH, encoded by the coding sequence ATGAATTTAAACAAAATAAAAGGAAGCACCTATTACATAGATGCACCAACCAACTGTGGAATATTCACCTTTAAAAATAAGAACTGCTTGATTATAGACACCGGTATAAATAACGGAGATGCTAAAAAAATAGAAACTATACTGATTGAAAATAATCTCCATCCCAAATATATAATAAATACCCACAGTCATATGGATCACTGCGGCGGCAATCCATATTTCAAAAAAAATTATCCTGGCTGCCTGGTATATACTTCAAAAGGTGAAAAAATATTTATGGAAAATCCAAGTCTCTTTTCCTCCATACTCTCATGCTGCCATCCTTCAAAGGCATTCAACAAAATTAATAAGTCCATAGATGTAGATTTTATTTTAGATTATGGTATTAATAAATTAAACGATGAAAAATTTAACATAATTTCACTGCCTGGCCATTCTAAAGACCATATAGCTATAGTTACTCCGGAAAAAGTTTGTTTTCTCGGAGATTCTATATTCAGCAGTGAAATATTAAATAAATATTCTTTACCTTACTTATATAATATAGAAGATAGCCTGTCCTCTCTAAATACTATAAAAGAATTGGAAGCAGATTATTTTGTAATAAGCCATTCTGAAAAAATACTAACCAAAGACGAAATAATTAATTTAACCCAGGCTAATATTACAAATATATATAAATACAAGGATGAAATATTAGCTCTCCTAGACCAACCCTTAACCAGGGAGGATATACTTGAAAATATCACCATATTAAATGAATTATCCCTGGATTTTCATCAATACCACTTAAATTTTGCAGGCATATGTGCCTTTATAAACTATTTGTACGATAATAAACTTGTGGATTATTCCATAGAAGATGGTAAACTATATTACTTTAAAGTATCTCACTAA